The Pseudomonas azotoformans genome has a segment encoding these proteins:
- a CDS encoding efflux transporter outer membrane subunit, whose amino-acid sequence MKRVAWLTLSLISLSACTVGPDFHTPQNPQVTQWSEPQGRQAASRAVSDPLQERWWDVFQDAQLSALTRRALTDNLDLKLASSRLQQSRAVRQVTTAERYPNVNANGDYLRQRNSGKGLSDPSGNNGRSAFNQWDMGFSASWELDFWGRVKRETEAADATLQVAENDRRAVLLSVLAETAQDYIQLRGVQNTRAVTEQNLDVARHSLKLSQLRLADGVATDLDVAEAAAQVAAIEARLPDLQQRQDQLINALSLLMGEPPQALHAQLSKDAAVPQTQRQVAIGLPSELAERRPDIRQAEAHLHAATASIGVAKGDFYPRITLSGSLGSQAMQLSDFGSWGSRAFAFGPQFSLPLFNGGRLQGMLSLREAQQQEAALAYQQTVLRAWHEIDDQLTRYNASQLRRDSLAEAVRQNQIALRTAQQQYVEGVVDFVNVLTVQSALLATQEQWVESSTGVSLAMVGLYKALGGGWESVYPLKIKA is encoded by the coding sequence ATGAAACGAGTGGCCTGGCTCACCTTGAGCCTCATCAGCCTGAGCGCCTGCACGGTCGGTCCGGACTTCCACACGCCCCAGAACCCGCAAGTGACCCAATGGAGCGAGCCCCAGGGCCGCCAGGCGGCCAGCCGTGCGGTCAGTGATCCGTTGCAGGAACGCTGGTGGGATGTGTTCCAGGACGCGCAACTCTCGGCGCTTACACGCCGCGCGCTCACCGATAACCTCGACCTGAAACTCGCCAGCAGCCGTCTGCAACAAAGCCGCGCGGTACGCCAGGTGACCACCGCCGAGCGTTATCCGAACGTCAATGCCAACGGTGATTACCTGCGACAACGCAACAGCGGCAAAGGCTTGAGCGACCCGTCCGGCAACAATGGCCGTTCGGCGTTCAACCAGTGGGACATGGGCTTCTCGGCCTCCTGGGAGCTGGACTTCTGGGGCCGCGTCAAACGCGAAACCGAAGCCGCCGACGCCACCCTGCAAGTGGCCGAAAACGATCGTCGCGCGGTGCTGTTGTCAGTGTTGGCCGAGACCGCCCAGGACTACATCCAACTGCGCGGCGTGCAAAACACCCGCGCCGTCACCGAGCAAAACCTTGATGTCGCCCGCCACAGCCTCAAGCTGTCGCAGTTGCGCTTGGCGGACGGTGTGGCGACGGACCTGGACGTTGCCGAAGCCGCCGCTCAAGTCGCCGCCATCGAGGCGCGCCTGCCGGATCTGCAACAGCGTCAGGACCAGCTCATCAACGCCCTCAGTCTGTTGATGGGCGAGCCGCCACAAGCGCTGCACGCGCAGTTGTCCAAGGACGCCGCCGTGCCGCAAACCCAGCGCCAGGTCGCGATTGGTCTGCCGTCGGAGCTGGCCGAACGCCGCCCGGATATCCGCCAGGCCGAGGCGCATTTGCATGCCGCCACTGCGAGTATCGGTGTGGCCAAGGGCGATTTCTACCCACGCATTACCTTGTCCGGCAGCCTCGGCTCCCAGGCCATGCAACTGTCGGATTTTGGCTCCTGGGGATCTCGCGCTTTTGCCTTCGGCCCGCAGTTCAGCTTGCCGCTGTTCAATGGCGGGCGCCTGCAAGGCATGTTGAGCCTGCGTGAAGCCCAGCAACAGGAAGCGGCGCTGGCGTACCAACAAACCGTGTTGCGCGCTTGGCATGAAATCGATGACCAACTGACCCGCTACAACGCCAGCCAACTGCGCCGCGACAGCCTTGCCGAAGCCGTGCGCCAGAACCAGATTGCCCTGCGCACCGCGCAGCAGCAGTACGTTGAAGGCGTGGTGGATTTCGTCAACGTACTCACCGTGCAAAGCGCGCTGCTCGCCACGCAAGAGCAGTGGGTGGAAAGCTCGACGGGCGTGTCGCTGGCGATGGTCGGCTTGTACAAAGCGTTGGGCGGCGGCTGGGAATCGGTGTACCCGCTGAAAATCAAGGCGTGA
- a CDS encoding DUF3142 domain-containing protein has protein sequence MKHLWLGLLLLASPAFGAVDARDYDAFWLWSGVTPQPVLKQAKSLYILQGQINSTRRAPGRGVQMIAQGISVPRLTQGDIWIVYRAHTLRWPEQVYTQLLGQVQRWRDAGNPVVGIQIDFDARTQYLHEYADFLRGLRQRLPADLRLSITGLMDWSSNADPTAIAQLKGVVDEVVVQTYQGRHSIPDYAAYLPRMNRLGLPFKIGLIQGGTWEEPKYLQTSEWFRGYVVFLQNP, from the coding sequence GTGAAGCACCTGTGGCTCGGCTTGCTGTTGCTGGCGAGTCCGGCCTTCGGCGCCGTCGACGCCCGCGACTATGACGCTTTCTGGCTGTGGAGCGGCGTCACGCCACAGCCGGTGCTCAAGCAGGCGAAAAGCCTGTACATCCTCCAGGGCCAGATCAACTCCACGCGCCGCGCGCCAGGGCGCGGCGTGCAGATGATCGCCCAAGGCATCAGCGTGCCACGCCTGACCCAGGGCGACATCTGGATCGTCTACCGCGCCCATACCCTGCGCTGGCCCGAACAGGTCTACACCCAACTGCTTGGCCAGGTACAACGCTGGCGCGATGCAGGCAATCCGGTGGTCGGCATTCAGATCGACTTCGACGCCCGCACCCAGTACCTGCACGAATACGCCGACTTCCTGCGCGGCCTGCGCCAGCGCCTGCCCGCCGACCTGCGCCTGAGCATCACCGGCCTGATGGACTGGAGCAGCAACGCCGACCCCACCGCCATCGCCCAACTCAAGGGCGTGGTGGATGAAGTGGTGGTGCAGACTTATCAGGGGCGCCACAGCATCCCGGATTACGCGGCGTATTTGCCACGGATGAACCGGTTGGGGTTGCCGTTCAAGATCGGCTTGATTCAAGGCGGGACGTGGGAGGAACCGAAGTATTTGCAAACGAGCGAGTGGTTTCGAGGGTATGTGGTGTTTTTGCAAAACCCTTGA